The Trichoderma asperellum chromosome 6, complete sequence region ATTAGGGTACCATAGAGGAAATGGAGCGCAGTTGAAGTGGCTGAAACGGACGTTTGGACACAAGGTTGTGATGGCGAGGTAATTTTTGGCAGACGATGGaattgcttttctttttttttataccaCGAGAGGGTTTTTAGTGAGATATAAGCTGCATTAAAGGCAGGcgatatatacttaatttcGGATATTGACATTAAATGTTATTCGGGCTCGGCGTGAAATACCTTGCCAAGCCAAATGTTCAAACCTCTCCTCAACTCATCTCGTTTCCACCATAATCGTCATCCATACAAGGGTTCCAAGCTCATCAGCCTCTTCGCACCAATGAGAAATCGCTTCATGAGAGTCAGATTGTTTCGATCCAGTCTCAGTAGTTCGGCCCCTCAACAGGAAGATTGAAGATTGTATCGTCCCAAGACACATAGTCTCATATCCGTGGTGTAGCGACATGGAATTTTGATACCGTCTTATCCATATAGAGTCCGGGACTGGCTCCCAGAGATCTCGAGTGCATGGAAGTGGCACATTTTCAAGTCCCCGGCATTTCACATGGTCTGGATCTTCACTGAACACATCCAGGAGTAGTTCTATACCGTAAAGCACACATATTGTCCTGTGATTGGAGTCAGTACGCGCAAAGGGCAAATAAACTTTGCTATTTACTGACCGGCGAGTGCTCTCTCTCAGTATCCATTCTTGTCTGATAACGCTTTCGTCTGTACTTAGCGGAGCTCGAAAGTTATATAGGCTATGGAGGTGTCGGCCAAAATCCTGTATGCTCTGTATTAGCCAAGTCATTACTGAAGAAACTACACATACAATaattgctttaataactGGGAGTACGCTTCCAGCTTGAATCGGCTTTATATATCGTGTATATAATAGGGCATAAATTGTACATGCCTGTAATGATGCCTGGACCTCATAACAATTCATGCGCGACAACTACATCATATTAGCATGACTAtccctagtagtagtaaggTAATAAAAGGCACTCTGCTCACCTCCTTGTACAATCGCAGCACCTCATTTTCAACAATCGTCCAAAAAAAGCCCTTGTTTGATGCCTCTATATTCTCTGCTATTGTTGTAATGGCACGGCAATTTTCCAGGGGCCGTAATAGACATTGGTGGCTTCCATTTAATCCACAGCCATCGTCTTGTTTGCACGGGGCAAAGATAAAAGGTGGAAGACGATTACTATTCATCATCTTGGAGTAGTTGAGAAGCTGCCCAATTAACAATTTTTTGGTCAATTTTGATTCgattgtttcctttttttgtgtcACCGAAGTCTTTGGCTTATGTCCTTCGGGGTCAAGGCAATGGCTATTTCCAACTTGCAACCAAGACAGTTCGCTTGCGTCTTCTGCTGGATCGACAGTAGGCtgaaagtaaatattaataggtATGTGTTTTGATATTAAATTCGGCGGAACTAGTATTTGCTGTGACAAGTTTTCCGACCCTTGCGTTGCCATCTCTCCCAAGGCGGGCGGAAACGTTAAGCCAGGCTGAGGCCCAGTCGAGCTGCTTATAGCGCCATTGACTATCTCATCAAAAGTTGGCTCAAGCGCGTTACTGGGGTTTATGGTTGGATCATCGCCAAAGTTTCCAATAGTTGGCAGTATTGAGCCCCAATTATCTTGACCTTGCGGGTTACTGCCATATGGGTTCAAGAAGTCATGGACGTATTCGCATGTCAAATTCCGGGCACGGCATCTACTACAAGGGCTAGATTGGGAGCACCGTGTCTTTGATTTGTGGCACTCATTACATGCCTTCCGTTTTCTTCGTGGGAAAGGCATTGCGTTGAGTGAAAAATATGTAAGTAGCATGATTCAACCAGAGGCCCGCGCAGCAATCGCGTTCCTCATGGCACAGTTATCAACTCGTCTGGGAATAGCGTCGGAGTTGCTGTGGGCCTCATCTGTCTCGTCGAATCACAGACGCGGAAGCGCCGATGCTTTCTAATCCACAATGCCGGCGCTATACCGGCACTCCTATTAGGGAAGTCCAGAATTGTGTGTTGTGGATTAAACGTCtgaataaatattttatattggCCAATAGTTGACTCTCGTCGTAGTTGCATGGATATGAATCTACGAACATGGAGTGGATGTTGCTAGTCTTGTCGAATCAGCGCCTTGGAAGTTCCGAAACGATCTACATGGCCAATGCCGAGATGCTTAACTGCGCCGATATGCTTGCCTACACCGAAACCCGGTGTTGAGCATCTagataattataaaaggcttCAATCTTTCCAATAATATCGACCACTCGGGATTAGTTGAGAATTCACCAAACCTTATTATCATATCATGGCACGAATCCGAGTTGGCCTTATTGGCCTTTCGACCGCGAAAACCTTCACCGGACGTGGTTGCTGGACTGCAGTTTCCCATCTTCcggctcttcttcaatcgCCAGAATACGAGATTGTCGCTCTTGCAAACTCTAGCGTCGAATCTGCAAAGCGATCCATTGCGGCACAAGGCCTTCCAGAATCGACCAAGGCATATGGAAGTGTTGATGACCTCGCCGACGACCCCGATGTCGATCTGATTGTCGTATCAGTTCGGGTAGAGAACCACTACGAACTTGCTAAATCAGCCCTACTCAAGAACAAAAACGTTTTTGTGGAATGGCCAATGGCGGCTAATACGGCCGAAGTTGAAGAATTGGCGGCGCTCGCAAAGAAGAACAATGTTCAAACATTTATCGGGGCCCAAGGCAGAGCATCTCCGATGATGCAGaaactaaaagaaataatttcCAGCAATAAGATTGGCCGAGTCCTTAGTTCTTCAGTGGTTGCGTGCTCTTTAAGTCGCTCTGTGGATGTCTGGCCCGAAAGCTTGAAATCTTACCTCGACATGGAGAGTGGTGGTAATGAATTCACTATAATCTTTGGTCACTGTAAGCCACAAACAATTCATCCAATCTGTGCAACAAATTGTTAATATAGACAGTTCTCGATTCATTTGTCCACGTGTTGGGAGATCTTTCGCACATCCAGTCGATTTTCAAAACGGGATACAAGACCGTACAGCTTACAGGACCCGATAACAACATCGTTGATCCAGCATATGTGAAAACTTCGCCCGACCAAATTCTAGTGCAAGGAATTACCAGTAGTGGGGCAGTAGCTTCGCTATCTTTCCGAAAGCCAAGGTATAACGGTGACGAACACGACCTACGATGGTATATCTCCGGCACCGAGGGGGAAATCATGGTCACCGGCCCCTCAACATGGTCAATAGTTGATAAGGACGCTGAAATTCGAATCAAGAATGGAGACGGACCATTTGAGGTGGTTGATTTTCAGAGCTATCGACTCCCTGCTGCTGAAACACTCTCGCCAATGGCTGCAAATGTACACTCGATGTATAATGCATTCGCCAAGGGAGATACAACCAAATACGCAACATTTGAGTCAGCAGCAAATACTCATAGGATCCTGGATGAAATAAAGAAGGCTGCGTACGCAGATTAGATGTGTTGATACTCAGTCAGATCTTTATCAAGTTAGAGCAAAGTTTACAATGGATACGCCTATAGATGTGATGCAGCACTTCAATGAAACATAACATACATACATCTGATAGACCTATATTATATGCTATCTGTAAAACacgttttttaaaaatagtcaTAGATATGGATCATTGTTTGATATGTTAAAAATATGGCACATACGGATATTCAGAATGTTATTGAGATGTTAATCATTCTTGCAGACTAGTTTGAATAAAGTCTACAATGGTGCTCTAGTGACTCTTCACTACATGTAGTTTCCACGATGGCATGCTTCTCGCTTCAAGCTCTTGACATCAAacaattaataattttagcGAATCAATCCTTATCTCTCCACAACCTGTACAAGAAATACCAGctatttgttttttctaGGCATTGTGGCTTACGCAGATTAGCGTCACGGTTTAATTGCTTCAGTCTCTACAACGGCAATACTATCTACCGATCTATCAGCCCAGAAATACAAATTCAAAGAGTCTCACACATCCTAGAGAAAGTCTATTGACGAGATATGCATACATGGCGTGTCCAGGATTCCACTACGGCCGTTTAAGTCGCATATCGCGATATTTCGGACCAAAAGACAATAGCTTGTTGGTTGTTGAATCATTTAGTCTGATAATACAAGGAAATGCAGTGTAATATTCTCTTCAACCGGGAGTTCCTCTATATTAGTGTATTTACCTTTGATTGGATGTTCAGCCACGTACTACCTCAATAATGCTAGACGTAGGACGGTTCCCCTCTTTGAAGCACAAACAACCGCGGTTTCGACGACAGCTTCCGCTTAGTTATCGTAGTCTCGTTGCCTATTTTGCTGTGTAAACTTTGTTCCTTTCTTCAAGGACTAGACTTCTCCGTGTCGGATCCGAACGACTACCTAGGCGCCATTACACGCTGTAGACGAACTAGTGTAGCTCGTTCAAGGAGAAAGCCGGGATGTAAAAAGTCTACCTTACACAACAGATCTTATGTCCGAGAGCAATCCGACGGAAGCTGATCCGAGGGTGATCCGGGTGAAGTTGATTGGCCGTGCACGCTCTCATCATACGTTCGCGCAGCTCGTAAATCGTATAGAAGCTAGGAAAGTGGTGGCTGATCCTACAACCCTCTAAACGTGGCACGCTCGGAGCCGTTCCGACTCGGCAAGGCTGCTTGGCGGATTGTCTTACCTTGGtaaatttgtttttttcctttttttttcctttttttttcctttgtagCATGGCCGCCAAACGCCACGTTCAGCTTTCGATCTAAATTTGGGCGTTTTGTTTGGGGTAAAACAGAAAGAAGGAGGTTGCCAAAAAGCGCCCGGCGACTTTAAAACTGAGGGCCGGCTAGGATAATGCCCGGAAAGGAAAGGCTAGCCTGCTTCTCCTCATTTTCGATGGATCCATGCCTCGGCTCAACTTGCTGAATGGCTTCATGGATGCAGACAGCTTCCTCATGAGTCATGGGTTGGCAATGCCCTCGATCCAATCAAGAATCAAGCAGCCGCCCCTTGGCTCACGAAAAACGCGGGGTGTGGGCCAATATCCTCTAGCTGGAGCGGTCAAGCCCGTTGGAACGACTACGATCTAAACTACGAGATAAACAGCTGCATCAAAGTTGATTCTCAGCTCAACGGTTGTGGGTGAAATCTCAGGCTTCGTGTGGGGGAATCAGATGAGGTGAGGTTCAGCAGGGATCTCCCCACACAGCCCAGTTCCCCCAGTACGGGGTAATTCCAAAGCTGATTTGCATCCAATTCAGCTTGCAATAGAGCACAGTAATCAAGATCACGTCTGTAATCTGTTTTCGGGTTCCCGCCGCGAAAATGCAGGTGGCAATGTTGGGGGGCTAACAACAAAGGCGCTTTTTTTAGTCTGCGGCTatactagtactaggtacatgtacttatcAACTCTCATCTTTATTTTGTATCCTATTTCCGAGAGTCTATTCCGTACCGCAAGACTTCAACTGCCGCCAGCATTTGTACGCCGGACGAGCCGTCTCCAGCAGCGAGCATTGTCTAGACTTTGCTAGCGACTGGGTCCGGAAAGGATAATTCCgcaatataaaaaaaaatgataatGGTAATGGTAAAACAAACCTATAGTATACGCCCTTTATGCATCATGAGGccaataaaaacaaaaaccaTGCGTATCCTATATCCACTTGATGACAGAAGGCTTTCAAAGCCACTGAATGCTTGTCCAGCCAGTCTAGTCGGGCAAATTAATGGGGCCGCCTGTTAGCGACGATGCTACGGACTTGACGAGGTGTCCGCCGTACAACGTCGCATAGATTCTCCCCTACAAAGGAGTAGCTAATCCGTAACTTGCCCTGCCTGCGGCTACCAACAGAACTGGGCTAATGGTTGTCCGCCATGCAACCAACCCGGAGGGATAGCCTGAAAGATCGTTAGACTGCGGGGGGAGTATGGAGGCGGGGGCGAATGTGGGCTCTTGTCCGGGgtaaagaagggaaaaaaaaacagagacCAAAGTGGGCTCAGTTGCGAAAGCTACCCCAACCGCAGGACGGCTAATAGGCCGTTTCATGTAAGCCACCTGATGTTAGGAGCAGATAGTCCAACCAACTGCTGTCAACTATCGAAAAACATCGATCCAACGCCACGCAAGCCAGATCCAAAGTCAGGGCTTCAATATGCGTTCATGGGGGGCCTGGCTTGAATGTACGTTCACGGGGGGGCTGCAAACCAGGGTGCGGAGTTTGCAAGAGGCTGGCACGGCTTGACCGTATGATGATGGTATGCACTCCTGGTGATGGTGTCGGTGTTCAGGTAGCATACAACTATTTAGTCTCTTGCCTTCTCCTGCAGTGTCAAGCATTTCTCGCCCCCCGtccctcctctcttcacACTTCAAGAACTTGAACATACAATA contains the following coding sequences:
- a CDS encoding uncharacterized protein (EggNog:ENOG41), with the translated sequence MARIRVGLIGLSTAKTFTGRGCWTAVSHLPALLQSPEYEIVALANSSVESAKRSIAAQGLPESTKAYGSVDDLADDPDVDLIVVSVRVENHYELAKSALLKNKNVFVEWPMAANTAEVEELAALAKKNNVQTFIGAQGRASPMMQKLKEIISSNKIGRVLSSSVVACSLSRSVDVWPESLKSYLDMESGGNEFTIIFGHFLDSFVHVLGDLSHIQSIFKTGYKTVQLTGPDNNIVDPAYVKTSPDQILVQGITSSGAVASLSFRKPRYNGDEHDLRWYISGTEGEIMVTGPSTWSIVDKDAEIRIKNGDGPFEVVDFQSYRLPAAETLSPMAANVHSMYNAFAKGDTTKYATFESAANTHRILDEIKKAAYAD
- a CDS encoding uncharacterized protein (EggNog:ENOG41), producing MPFPRRKRKACNECHKSKTRCSQSSPCSRCRARNLTCEYVHDFLNPYGSNPQGQDNWGSILPTIGNFGDDPTINPSNALEPTFDEIVNGAISSSTGPQPGLTFPPALGEMATQGSENLSQQILVPPNLISKHIPINIYFQPTVDPAEDASELSWLQVGNSHCLDPEGHKPKTSVTQKKETIESKLTKKLLIGQLLNYSKMMNSNRLPPFIFAPCKQDDGCGLNGSHQCLLRPLENCRAITTIAENIEASNKGFFWTIVENEVLRLYKELSRMNCYEVQASLQACTIYALLYTRYIKPIQAGSVLPVIKAIIDFGRHLHSLYNFRAPLSTDESVIRQEWILRESTRRTICVLYGIELLLDVFSEDPDHVKCRGLENVPLPCTRDLWEPVPDSIWIRRYQNSMSLHHGYETMCLGTIQSSIFLLRGRTTETGSKQSDSHEAISHWCEEADELGTLVWMTIMVETR